TTGTGGTAAGATGTAAATAAAAGTTGAATGCTTGTATGAATATTGTATATGAAAGGAAttgttaaatacatttatttccCAAATAAAATTATCATTTATTATATTCCCTGAACAAAAGGAAGTTGTAAAGAAATCAACTTTGTCTAAAGTATGAGTTCATTTCGTGTTAATTGAAGGAAGGGAACAAATGCTGCCAAAGATTGTCACGGAAGGGCttcgaatatttatttttgctagaAAGAGTAAAAGATATCTTTTCCAACAAAATAAACGccaagaaaattaataatagttcaaattaataataaaagcgGCCATTTTATTCCATTGAgatacctcaatatgagataTTGCGCCAAGTGAAGGCCAATGctatctttatttaatttttttagaaccaAGCTATATGGGAACCACAAAGCTAGACTTTTTTCctaatttaattcaaatgtcTCCCATTATTATTTATATCGCATACTaactacaaaaaatttaaaactcgaAAAGTAACAAATGTTCTGGAGTGGCAAAAACAGTTCCTGTTCCTTAAAATTTTATGGTCAAATCGTCGTCTATATTGtagaaaatctgttttaaaaaaagtcttacCCAAATAGGGTTTTCTAGTTTAGGAAGTAAATTAAGAAACATTTTGGAGTTAAGATATCGAAAAGAGTATGATAAAGACAATTCTTTCATTAAAAGTGACACACCTCAAATAACTCAAAtgattaataaaacaatttttaagataaaaaGACACAAATTCGCAGAATACAGCAGataatttatgatttatttCAGCAAAAGCGACCTAACTACAAATAGACTATTTAGTTTATTTGGAGAAGCTCCTCGAATAAATGCTGTATACCCACGGCAAGCATCCGAAAGTTATTTAGCTTTGTTTGATTAGCAAAATCCCGCATGAGCTCTCCCCGAGGAACCGATTGgtaggtatatacatatctaaggTCTGACCTTTTACCTTGGTGTTCGCTGCTCTTCAATAACACAGCATTCAAATGGGGAGTTGTGCTATGGTTGGAGTACAGAAAAGGGCTGAATCAAGATGTAATGCGATCCGTGTCGAGGATCAACTTGACTGGAAGGCCTTTAATAGTTTCGAACTGAGCTTATGAATACCTGGCGCTCTCTGCATTAAGAGAGCCTTACTTGCGTAGCGGAAGCTATGAAGCGAACCTACATTCTTCTACACTCGTGGGTATAAATCATGGACCaaattagcaaaacaaaaatacataattgGAGTAGTCCGGATTCTCCAGGAAAACCCCTAAGGTAACTAGTTCCGAAAAGTGGTATAGAGGCGATTGAATTTATCTTCCGAGACTTTTGTTTTGCCACAACCTCAAAGAAATAGCTAGAAATACTAGTTTTCTACTCAAAAATGTTCTCACATTCTCCGAACATGTTTATGTGGGCGCAGATTAACATTTATTTCTGCTCACAGTGAGTACACGCCTAAGTTCCGGCTTaggtaaatgcattttttattcTCTATGTGcaacataattaatttaaaataacataGCATTTTCTCGTTGCCCTTCGCTGATCATGAGCTAGTGGATACATGCTACACTaaatccatatgtacataccaactAATGTCTGCTACAACCATGTACTTATAACACCTTCATCTACCCACGCAGCACAAAAGAGagttttaaatttcatacaagTTTATTTATGAGTTTCTCCTTTTTAGTTGGTGTGCTGGCTGCTAGGCGACATGCTTATGTATGACTGTCATacattacaaaaatatgtaatgaaaTTACTATTGTTAATTACTGCTCCGCTGGCAGAAGGGCTCAACTTATGCTGGTTTTCGCGGCCAAAAGTAGACAAAATGTCCGGGCACATTATTATTaactacatatgcatgtgtgtacatatgtgctttTACGCGAAGCTCGTGTaagttttaattacaatttaagtCGCAGTAAGTCCGACTTTTTGGCTGGAAATGTGAGTTTAAGGTTGTGTGTGTAAGCAATATTTTAAtcgtatattttcttttatattcctTCCATGCTTCAAGTGCGGCTTCCATGCAGTCGAGAGCTACAATTGCGTGCATGTTTTCAGTAGAGCACAATGCTTATAGGGTAAATTATTACActcgtttgcaaaaaaaaattaattgttgcaCAATTTCTCATATATGCCTCCTTATTAcgtttgttttgaaaaaataaaaatatttacaacaaaattaatataataagatacaaaaaatttaaagtttttctcaTTAATATGGattaacttttaattataaCCACTTCCAGTGGTTTTGAGTGGAAGACTAAAAAATTCCCATAGACATAGGATAACACTATAAATTGTAGTTAAATGTTCtgtctaaaataaaaatatgattatatgAAGTTTTACACAAAAACGTTCGAAAGTTACTCACACCACATGTACATCTGCTTTTTATGCATACTAGAGAAGTATGTAGTAGCACTCAgtagaataataattttatctctaattaaagctaattaatgcacttatataaatttatttttataatcttcaaggattactaatttttttacaattatgtaTATCATAGTTATGTTATAATAAAAGCTGGCCTAGACTTGATGCTGTTGCTTAACTACACAAACATTATTGCGAAAAGATCACGTATGCTGAAAGTAGAGAGAGAAAACGAGCAAGCGCTATTTAGGgcgaaatttttaagaatttgttGATCAAATTTGTCGGAATCAGTCAGATCGCACAACTATAGCGCATATAACACATATAACCGAtagttcaaattaaataaaaaataaaaaccgttGGCTCTAAACCGGTTTTAGCTAACGCACAGTGTCTTAGGCTAAGTTGGTCAGAATGATCCCTACAAATTTTTTCTCGCATacgcgatttaaaaaaaaaaaatcggcccgCTCTCATTAAACTGCAAACCATTGAAAGAATGTGGCATTGAAAGCTACGCTGAGATACTTCTATTGAAATTCGTGgtatatcaaaattttcaaccatGAATCTATCAGAGACGCAAACACTTCTAGCGACATCTGTCAGTGAACCTTAAGCTTTTTGGATTACGAAGATCATTTGGTGAGTGTATGAACTATATAACGTATAACTAAAGGAGCTTTGAGaatatttgtgtttatatagttggatatttaaaaatctttaagaGGAGGAAAAttgcttaattaatttttattgacttcggAGAAAACGCTTCCTTTTTCTGTTGTTAACTGGAtgacacaaaatttatttttagttgatCCTTACTTTATACTAGGAACAAGTCTACCTGTACTTTCAATAGCCCCCTTTCGATTGGGttatgaaaatagttttaacaCTCAACTTTTGTCAAGTtactaaaaaatagtaaaatttactAAATGCATACCCAGCAAGCCTGATAATTCGGTAACAGTTTCTATGAGTGTATAAGATCCAATTgataattatactctcgcaacaaagttgctaaggagagtattatagttttgttcacataacggttgtttgtaagtcctaaaactaaaagagtgagatatagggttatatataccaaagtgatcagggtgacgagtagagttgaaatccgtccgtctgtccgtccgtccgtctgtgcaagctgtaacttgagtaaaaattgagatatcttgatgaaacttggtacacgtatttcttggctccataagaaggttaagttcgaagatgggcaaaatctgcctactgccacgcccacaaaatggcgaaaaccgaaactaagccataaaaaaagatattaaagtgaaatttggcacaaaggatcgcaatAGGGAGggtcatatttggacgtaatttttttggaaaagagggcgtggccccgcccctactaagtttttgtacatatctcggaaactactatagctatgtcaaccaaactctatagagtcgtttctttcaggcatttccatatacacttcaaaaaatggaagaaatcggataataaccacgcccacctcccatacaaaggttatgttgaaaatcactaaaagtgcgctaaccgactaacaaaaaacgttagaaacactaaattttacggaagaaatggcagaaagaagctacacccaggcttttttcaaaaattgaaaatgggcgtgacatcgcccacttatggaccaaaaaccatatctcaggaactactcgaccgatttcaatgaaattcggtacaacATATTATCTTAACACCCTTATagcatgtacgaaatatgggtgaaaccggttcacaaccacgccttcttccaatataacgctattttgaattccatctgatgccttctctgtataatatactatacattaggaaatgaaaatacaattcaatactcaaagtacacaaattgatctaatctaattaattttacagcaaaataaaaaaatatgtaaattattatcactttatcatgcgagggTATAagatgttcggtgacacccgaacttagcccttccttacttgttttaactgAAATTCTTTTTTACGTTGTTCTCTTTCTTACGCAAAGGCTTTATGAGTTGCAGGGTGTGTATGTGCTAGTTTCCGCGCTAATTCTTTCTATGCATTGGCGTTTCGGTAGCCGCGACTTGCTCAACAGTTAATAAATGTCTCACttattataccctaaacagggcaTATTatgtttgccacaaagtttataacacccagaaggaaacgtcggtgACTttatcaaatacatacatatgtgaattaTCAGCATGGCGAACtaagttgatttagccatgttcattTGTCTGTCCGCCTGTATATACACACAACAGGAGCTTGTCGCTCAATTTTTGAGATGCCGATCTgacatttttcacaacttcttTTTTCTCTAAGATCATTTGCTGGAACCGCCGGTATCGGACAACCATGGCATGTAGCTGGTATACAAACAGAATGATCGAAAACGTTCACTTCTATGGAAAAAATTCTGCAACTAAATTTGAAGCGCTTATTTTATAGCTGTCAAACTTTAGTTGCTCAAGCTAAATTGAGTAAGTGAGAAGCACAAATATAATGAGTTAGTTAATCATGCTAATTGCCTCTAATTGGGCCacataaaagcaataaatgtcaaaaaaataaaacacaacttTGCatgttatatacaaaataaatatatatatatttatttaaatagtgtttatatacaaatatgctaATATATGAAActgttatataaataaataaagttcgAACTGCTTAGCAGTACAGAAATAACTAACACTGATCATACAGAGTTTAGGTATATTTTTCCACTTAATATCACATACGAAGGATGTATTCTGAAACACCTTCAAAGGCTTCCTATGAAACACACACATTTAAATACGCCATGCCTACAGTTACATCACGTGCGGCCAACCCATTACAAGCAATCTCTCGACTGTCAAACGAAGTGGCTAAGCAACAAACCAAACCACACAGCAAACGGGAAAGCGTAATTACGTGCCCGAAATAAGCACGAACTCAATAGAGTAGGGTTTTATCTGTGTACATTTCGTCCCACAAACGCAACTTTTCTGCCTCGGGCAAATCTATCACCTCCAATTCATCGGAGATATTCAAGCATTTGAATATGTGCGAGTCGCGTGATACCGGCAACCATGTCTCTTGTGGTGGCGTTTCATTTTTCGTCAATGCCGCCTTCACTTCCAGCGCCAGCTCGATACCGTCACTGACGCTATCATCAAAACTGCCGTCCGTACTGAGCTCTCGGCTATGGTGTTCGTGCCCATCACCATTTGCCTTGTGTTGCACATTTTGAAGCGCATTGCTACTGCCATTTTGATTAGTGGCCTGAACTGGTTGCGCGTGGTGTGCCGGCTGCCGATGGTGATGGTGATAATGGTAGCTGTGGTCGTGCCCTTCATTCATCGGTATATTTGGATTGCCGCATTCGGCGAAACGTACTAGCATTGTGGTCAATCGGCGAATGGTGCGAAATTCGGCACTGCGTTGTTTCAGCTTCTTGGCACCCGCATTGTAGAATAAGTAAGAGAGATCGTCAGCATGACAGGTGCCGCGCACGTTGCGGCCACAGGTGATGATGCGCATGAAATTGAAGTGCTTCGAATCGAAATCGAAACGATAGAGGTAAGTAGGCGAATTGGCGTGATGAAGCCTTGAAAGTAACGTACGATGGATGCCATGCCAGAAGTATTTGTAAGAGAAGatctgaaatgaaatgaaagtacATTTCAGAATTTAGAGATGAAATAGCATCTAAGTACCGGAAATAAGCAGCAGTTTGATAAATGCATGATTATGTGGTGGTTTATGCTTGGCTTTAGAATGGTCAACCTTACAGGTAAAGTAAttgcagaaaaaatatatatctgtgGTGGAGCCTATATCACTAACAGTTGCGATTCATCTTCAAAACCAAATGAACATACAAATATAGTTAGATTTATATTCAAATTGGGTGTATGATTCGTTGGGCTTATAAATTTTGTTCTCTGGATGGAACATGCATTTGTaagtatatttcaaaaaaaaaaacctggttTTCAAAACTAATATGAGCgcttatgaaattttaaatatatccaGTTCAGGTACGATAGAAAAGGTCCACCATAGTATTTAACCATAATTTATATACTCACATCGGCATACTGCAATACTGTTTCCCAACGAGGTTCATTGTCACCGAAATGTAGACGCAACAACTTCTCACCGTAATCCTTTCGCTGGTCCACATTCACATTCGCGTCGTCCGGCACCAAATATGTGGCATCTTTACTCAATTTGTGCATTAGTTCCGGATATTTGCGAGCCTCGGTGAACATTAGCAGACCCTCTGAACTATTGCCACCAATTAGCAAGGGTATTTCATTGCCCCAAGCGCTACGCATCATTTCCAAAGGCGGTCGCGGTATAACACAATGTTTGCTCTCGTATGGCTCTACTGTTGGTCCAAAACTGAACATCATCCTCTGATGACGCTCATCACTGGTGAGCAGATCTTCGCACACCTTCACCATGCTGCTCGCTTTGCAGTGCTGCAAGTGTTCGAATACTTGCCGATCTTCATTTTCGCCACGGTAGCCAGTGGCTTTTGCCAATCGATAAGCCCAATTGTATTGAGGTATGTTGGCCCATGGTGCCAGTGCGGTACCAGACATTAAGACACACTTGTGAAATAGATCACGAGTTTGTTCGGTGAGCATCATGTAGTGTGTTGAGGCAGCACCAGCGCTTTCGCCAAACACAGTGATGTTTTCAGGATCACCTCCAAAGAATTGGCAATTGCGCTTAACCCATCGTAAAGCCATCACTTGGTCTTTGAGACCGGCATTGCCAGGCACATCCAACTCGGGGTCCTCCAGCACGAGGAAGCCTAATGggaatagtaaataaataacaagaataaTTAGTCATGTCTCATGTCTTATCAGACTGCAGTAAAAGACCACTTCAACTATCCCCAGAATTGCTGGATAATATCGGCCCAACTGAAATGACTGCGTTAAGCCTTTGACAGACCACACTTTATTAAATAGAGGCATAAATTCGGTAGCATTGTAACCTACTTACCCAATGGACCCAAACGGTATGTGATAGTAACGACTACAACATTCTCCATCATGAAGTAATCAGGACTGTACATATCACGCGAGGCTTCGCCCATTTGAAAACCCCCACCGTAGATCCAAACCAAAACCGGCATCGGCTTCTGAGGATGCAGCTGTAAAACGAATTTCATTAAGAAACATGCAATTAAAGATATGCATGAATAAAATTGGTGTAATGGGTGTTAAGGAAAATGCTGTTTGAGCGCTCACCGTTTTTGTGAACACATTCAAATAGAGGCAGTCCTCACGGCCTTGCACTTGCTTCAGTATAATATTGTATTGGCATGGCTTAAGATGCTCGCGCGTACAGCGTCGTACATCCGACCACGGCTCGGGTTCTTCGGGCGCTCTAAAGCGCAAACGTCCAATCGGTGGCTTGGCAAAGGGTATACCCTCAAAGCTATAATAAGAACCACCGTAAACCGAATGCCATTTGACGCCCTTCACTTTGCCATAAATTGTGTCGGtcacaactttttcatttgtgcgCATGCGCCTCTGATTAGTTTTGAATTTTACATAGCTGAAAGTAAGgttagataaaataaatatttatggtcgaataataaaaagttattatcGAGGCTCAAATTGTGTTGAGTGTACAAATAACGCTTTGAATAATCTGAAAATATATGCCAATGTCTCATCATAAATTTTACACGAACCCGGAGTGAACTTATGCTAGCCGCTGATAAGAAGCAAGCTGCCGGCTGGCTTATCGCTGCAAGAGTCGCACATATAAGACACTTTGAGCCGTTGAacatgaaacaaatttaaatgcCATAATTTTCCATAATTAGGGGGTCTTGTTCCGCTTAGGCTTCTTTAaggaacaacaaaacaaacaagcaCTGCTCCACAGGCACACATGCTGTTGCTATATTTCAGATTGTGGTTTATTCTTGCCatactattttatatttatttacgtcAATCAACAAATATGCAGAAGATCTGAGGTACATATGCACTCATAtacgtataaataaatatatatttataaaaatatatacgtaGTAAGTATTCAATAGAAAGTCCAAATCCACGGATCCGGCTTGAGTAGACGCTGTGGTAAATACTTTATCGccgttcgtatatatatattgcgCACTTCAGTGCAATTACGAATTCTTTCTTAGGACGTCACTATGTGGGCTCGTAGATTGTGCgaattaaaattagattttctaGTATACAAATAATACGTGTGTATATgactattttaatgaaataattgcaCTTGAAAGATGCTGCTGTCGTAAGACGCttcaaatacttataaagtgTAAATTGAACTTAAATATAACAAGAAGCATTCACAAATGTGTTCGTGAGTTGATGCGACTTGAATTTCTCGTTGTAATTTAATTGTATTAACATCTGTTTGAATTACATTGATTGGCATCCCGTAAGGTCATAGCGATAAGAGTTGGCTTGAAAGATCTTTAATTCAATCAACAACTCATAATTAATGGAATTTTTATAATCACTGGcattgcacaacaacaacacagagcTTCCATACATAACACCTTCAAAATGTGTTATTTCAGTGGTCTACAAATGACAAAACAATAAACAgatatttcataaattaaatttttttttttttaaattgaattaaatgaaTGTAGACAACATTTTGCGATGTGAAGTGCAGGTTTCATGCGCTTCATGAACTGTTGCTTATGGAATCTTCTAACCGTTAACCAGGGCCACTAAAAAGGCCGAAATATGCCGCAAATAGCCAGCGGATTATcttattccattttgaaattattaaggCAATCACATGTTTCTAAAGTTCCTGAATTACGGAAGCGATTTACAGataatttgttgaaatataaaGCTTCGACCTAAATTTTGGCAAGCTTTATAGTGTCATGCTAATTTGAAGAATCAactatttcaactatttttctCGCTACTGCGCAAATTATACTTTATGAATATGTTACTTTGTCGGTATAGAAGGCGAGTTCAGTCAACATGGTTTGGGAACCAGTTGTGGAGA
The sequence above is drawn from the Bactrocera tryoni isolate S06 chromosome 1, CSIRO_BtryS06_freeze2, whole genome shotgun sequence genome and encodes:
- the LOC120774273 gene encoding esterase B1 — its product is MSFDIPFGDQMRIALSYVKFKTNQRRMRTNEKVVTDTIYGKVKGVKWHSVYGGSYYSFEGIPFAKPPIGRLRFRAPEEPEPWSDVRRCTREHLKPCQYNIILKQVQGREDCLYLNVFTKTLHPQKPMPVLVWIYGGGFQMGEASRDMYSPDYFMMENVVVVTITYRLGPLGFLVLEDPELDVPGNAGLKDQVMALRWVKRNCQFFGGDPENITVFGESAGAASTHYMMLTEQTRDLFHKCVLMSGTALAPWANIPQYNWAYRLAKATGYRGENEDRQVFEHLQHCKASSMVKVCEDLLTSDERHQRMMFSFGPTVEPYESKHCVIPRPPLEMMRSAWGNEIPLLIGGNSSEGLLMFTEARKYPELMHKLSKDATYLVPDDANVNVDQRKDYGEKLLRLHFGDNEPRWETVLQYADIFSYKYFWHGIHRTLLSRLHHANSPTYLYRFDFDSKHFNFMRIITCGRNVRGTCHADDLSYLFYNAGAKKLKQRSAEFRTIRRLTTMLVRFAECGNPNIPMNEGHDHSYHYHHHHRQPAHHAQPVQATNQNGSSNALQNVQHKANGDGHEHHSRELSTDGSFDDSVSDGIELALEVKAALTKNETPPQETWLPVSRDSHIFKCLNISDELEVIDLPEAEKLRLWDEMYTDKTLLY